In Trifolium pratense cultivar HEN17-A07 linkage group LG7, ARS_RC_1.1, whole genome shotgun sequence, a genomic segment contains:
- the LOC123898364 gene encoding transcription factor bHLH130-like gives MSIMYEELRRNQEMDSSNIIHSKQHYHQQHNSGLLMRYNSAPTSLLTSLIDNNTTQSYLNNEESFTSESSSSEMDTMFSKLISSNNLWNNSEEPLQGFDVKPVKQEIGESVPQNGDYSYGGSELIYQGFSNGSSNGFYGSFGGVNSKIGVRNSSNLIRQKSSPAGFFSNENVEDLATLRELGSFKANEVSNGTLNFSSRPRMPQIAENGVQSIEANCDQTTNLVNENGNSKCHIPSFTNEFWDNSSFNAQKTEIEDEIMFSTSNGLESQEPDFCYQNLGLTHHLSLPSSSTKISSSMEKFLQVQGSVPCKIRAKRGFATHPRSIAERVRRTRISERIKKLESLFPKSDKQTSTADLLDLAVEYIKDLQEQVQILTVRKEKCKCTSHEKQH, from the exons ATGAGTATTATGTATGAAGAGCTAAGAAGAAACCAAGAAATGGATTCTTCAAATATTATTCATTCAAAACAacactatcatcaacaacataATTCTGGACTACTTATGAGGTACAATTCAGCTCCAACCTCATTGCTTACAAGCCTTATTGACAACAACACCACTCAAAGCTATCTAAACAATGAAGAATCTTTTACAAGTGAGAGTTCAAGTTCAGAAATGGATACTATGTTTTCTAAGTTGATATCATCCAACAATTTATGGAACAATTCTGAAGAACCTCTGCAAGGGTTTGATGTGAAGCCTGTGAAGCAAGAAATAGGTGAATCTGTTCCACAAAATGGTGATTATTCTTATGGTGGATCTGAGTTGATTTACCAAGGCTTTTCAAATGGTTCTAGTAATGGTTTTTATGGATCTTTTGGTGGAGTTAACTCTAAAATTGGTGTGAGGAATTCTTCTAATCTAATTAGGCAAAAAAGCTCACCTGCTGGATTTTTCTCTAATGAAAATG ttGAAGATCTTGCAACATTGAGAGAGTTAGGAAGTTTTAAAGCCAATGAAGTCTCAAATGGTACACTTAACTTCTCATCTAGGCCAAGGATGCCACAAATAGCTGAAAATGGAGTCCAAAGCATAGAAGCAAATTGTGACCAAACAACAAACCTAGTAAATGAAAATGGTAACTCCAAATGTCATATTCCAAGCTTCACCAATGAATTTTGGGACAATTCTTCATTCAATGCTCAAAAAAcagaaattgaagatgaaatAATGTTTTCTACTTCAAATGGTTTGGAATCTCAAGAACCAGATTTTTGCTATCAAAATCTTGGATTGACTCATCATTTGAGTTTGCCTAGTTCATCTACAAAGATATCATCATCCATGGAGAAATTTCTTCAAGTTCAAGGATCAGTTCCTTGTAAAATTCGAGCGAAAAGAGGCTTTGCAACTCATCCAAGAAGCATTGCAGAGAGG GTAAGAAGAACGCGAATAAGTGAAAGAATCAAGAAACTGGAAAGTCTGTTCCCAAAATCCGACAAG CAAACAAGCACAGCAGATTTGTTGGATTTGGCAGTTGAGTACATTAAAGACTTGCAAGAACAAGTTCAG ATACTCACAGTTCGTAAGGAAAAATGCAAATGTACAAGTCATGAGAAGCAACATTAA
- the LOC123897704 gene encoding organic cation/carnitine transporter 3-like has protein sequence MEGSVQINVPESNSIIEHEKKPMLSWDEIIEKSLSNFGWMDFLQAVLVAVAMFFDAQQSFISIYTDNYPKWHCINTNTNSSCSSSSNICKLPRSSWSWDTHPSNTIISHWNLECASTFITGLPQSSFFIGCLLGSTFLAALADSSFGRKNMLIFSCVSMSITSMVIIFSTNVWIYSALKFLIGFWRSSIGTCVLVLLTEKVSAEWRFRVGIVEYFTFTMGYMSLPGFAYINRNSSWKTLYLWSSVPTICYSVIAYLFINESPRWLVMQGREKEILKMLKRVSSEENADDDNGNLTTSLPKLPTKENFSIFHLYSSIGELFHKRWAIIRMIAVMILGIGIGMVYFGMPLAVGNLGFNIYLAVVFSASMEIPSCVATYFLENYRRKPSILVFSILGGICCVMCVVFENKVPAAKVVLAMVAFFGACTAYNVFLIYIIELFPTCVRNTTTSLVRQAIVFGCIFCPFLISAGRKNNIFSYGVFGAVIILSNFTLFCLPETKGIVLCDTMDQQEKKEIALCDAINQEKTGIVSV, from the coding sequence ATGGAAGGTTCAGTACAAATTAATGTACCTGAATCTAATTCCATCATTGAGCATGAAAAGAAACCAATGTTATCATGGGatgaaattattgaaaaaagttTATCAAATTTTGGTTGGATGGATTTCTTACAAGCTGTTCTTGTAGCAGTAGCAATGTTTTTTGATGCACAACAATCATTCATAAGCATTTACACTGATAATTACCCAAAATGGCACTGcataaacacaaacacaaattcATCATGTTCTTCATCTTCTAATATTTGCAAACTCCCAAGATCTTCTTGGTCTTGGGACACACACCCTTCAAACACAATCATTTCTCATTGGAATCTTGAATGTGCTAGCACATTCATCACTGGTTTACCACAATCTTCTTTCTTTATAGGTTGTCTTCTTGGCTCTACTTTTCTTGCAGCATTAGCTGATTCGTCTTTTGGTCGGAAAAACATGTTAATTTTTTCTTGTGTCTCAATGTCAATAACTTCCATGGTCATAATCTTTTCAACAAATGTTTGGATTTACTCTGCCTTGAAATTCTTGATCGGTTTTTGGCGTTCATCCATTGGTACATGTGTTCTTGTTTTACTTACCGAAAAAGTTAGTGCTGAATGGCGATTTCGAGTTGGAATTGTTGAGTATTTTACTTTCACAATGGGGTACATGTCATTACCCGGTTTCGCCTATATAAACCGCAACTCATCGTGGAAAACTCTTTACCTTTGGTCCTCAGTCCCCACTATATGTTACTCTGTCATTGCTTATCTCTTCATTAACGAGTCACCCAGGTGGCTCGTTATGCAAGGTcgagaaaaagaaattttgaaaatgctCAAAAGGGTTTCATCAGAAGAAAATGCTGATGATGATAACGGTAATCTCACTACGAGTTTACCGAAACTACCCACTAAAgaaaatttttcaatttttcaccTTTACTCATCGATAGGTGAATTGTTTCATAAGAGATGGGCTATTATAAGAATGATAGCTGTTATGATTCTTGGTATTGGAATTGGAATGGTTTATTTTGGTATGCCACTAGCTGTTGGAAATTTGGGATTCAACATTTATTTGGCAGTAGTTTTTAGTGCATCAATGGAAATTCCTTCATGTGTAGCAACATATTTCTTGGAAAACTATAGAAGAAAACCATCAATTCTTGTTTTTTCAATCTTAGGTGGAATTTGTTGTGTTATGTGTGTTGTTTTTGAGAATAAAGTACCAGCAGCTAAAGTGGTGTTAGCAATGGTTGCATTTTTCGGCGCTTGTACAGCTTATAATGTGTTTCTGATATACATTATAGAGTTGTTTCCGACATGTGTGAGGAACACAACGACGTCGTTGGTTAGACAAGCAATTGTGTTTGGTTGCATATTTTGTCCCTTTTTGATATCTGCAGGGaggaaaaataatattttctctTATGGTGTGTTTGGAGCTGTTATAATATTGTCAAATTTTACATTGTTCTGTTTGCCAGAGACTAAAGGGATTGTTCTTTGTGATACTATGGATCAacaagagaagaaagaaatagcTCTATGTGATGCCATAAATCAAGAGAAAACAGGAATTGTTTCTGTGTAA
- the LOC123898872 gene encoding coiled-coil domain-containing protein 1-like: protein MKERLKNRPESISENHFKKLLIYWKDSNVQAISQKNAVNRSKQKFRHRVGPTNFARIRAKMRAKKDGEVTQAEVFIETRKSRRGKEVDGETQVAIDKLQESIDNSPETAKETFHSLFGKEKPGSVRCHGKTATPSSLRKKEEISLVKKQYDGKIADMSQKMGAMEVLLKNMYMQQNPHLSEEDVDNMIRNTLHGDDNSPIARSSTSTYAPAHLKVRNENDHDQDDDDPQDDDNPQDDDDDAAYDQEDNLDCSQNDPQDDEFQDGDEDQY from the exons ATGAAGGAGAGATTAAAAAATCGTCCTGAGAGCATATCTGAAAATCATTTCAAGAAACTGTTGATATATTGGAAAGATAGCAATGTCCAA GCCATTAGCCAAAAAAATGCAGTTAATAGGAGCAAGCAAAAGTTTAGGCATCGTGTGGGACCAACGAACTTTGCTAGAATTCGTGCAAAAATG CGGGCTAAGAAGGATGGAGAAGTCACCCAAGCTGAGGTGTTTATTGAAACTCGCAAAAGTCGAAGAGGAAAAGAAGTTGATGGAGAAACACAAGTTGCTATA GACAAACTTCAAGAATCTATTGATAATTCACCTGAAACTGCCAAAGAAACATTTCACTCACTATTTGGGAAAGAAAAGCCTGGTAGTGTGCGTTGTCATGGAAAAACTGCCACACCATCATCattaaggaaaaaagaagaaatttctTTAGTGAAAAAGCAATATGATGGGAAAATTGCTGACATGTCACAGAAGATGGGAGCAATGGAAGTACTTTTAAAAAACATGTACATGCAACAAAATCCACATTTAAGTGAAGAAGATGTAGATAATATGATTAGAAATACTTTACATGGTGATGATAATAGTCCAATAGCACGTTCGTCGACATCGACATATGCTCCTGCTCATCTTAAG GTTAGAAATGAAAATGATCATGATCAAGATGATGATGATCCTCAAGATGATGATAATCCtcaagatgatgatgatgatgctgcTTATGATCAAGAAGATAATCTTGATTGTTCTCAAAATGATCCTCAAGATGATGAATTTCAAGATGGTGATGAAGACCAATATTGA